The DNA sequence CAGGTGTGCAGCAGAGGAGTCGCCGTCCCCACCGATGCCCCGAAAACCGGGCTGTAACAGGGGCGTTCGCCAACCGACTGCCAAGACCTGCCGAAGGGCTTTTATCCCTACGGTGTACACCAACCGCCTGCAGCTGGTGCTGGCATCGCTCGGTCCAGACCCGCCAGCGCGGCGGAACCCTAGATGCCCTCTTGCAGTTTATTGCATGTGCTGTTTTTGCGGCGAACCACTCAAATCAAATCGTTAAGCAGATTATAGTAACCAACTCAATTCTCTGTCAACGGCCTTTTTTTAAATTTTTGTGTCTCTTCGGTAGCTCCCCAGAACGCGGACCTGATGTCCGTAGGTGCCAATGATCGAAATGGCTTTTTGCAGCAAGTCATCGTACAAACCTGCCTCCACATCGATAAAAAACTGGTATGTGCCCAGCTTTTTCTTGGTCGGACGCGACTCGATCCGCGTCAGATTCAGATCCAGCGCGGCAAACACGTTCAACACGTGCACGAGCGCCCCCGCCCGCTCCTCGCTGAGCGTCACGAGCAGCATTGTCTTGTCGGATTCCGAAACCGCTTGCCCGTCTCTCTGCACCACCACGAACCGCGTATGATTTTCCGAATTGTCCTGCAGATTGGACCGCAGAATTTTCAGGCCAAAATTTTTTGCCGCCCAGGCATTCCCGATTGCTCCGATATCTTTTCTGCCAGATGCGGCCACTTCCGCCGCCGCAGTCGCCGTGCTGTCCCACGTCTTGACTTTCACGCCCAGTTCGCGGATGAAGTTGCGGCATTGCGCCAGCGCCTGCGGATGCGACCAGATTTCCCGGATCTCGCCCAGTGCGGCGCCTTCGTTCACCAGCAGATTCTGCTCGATCGGCAGCACGATCTCGGCAATGACAAACAGATCGGGATCCTGCGCCAGTCCGTCCAGCGTCATGTTGACGGAGCCTTCGATCGAGTTCTCGATCGGCACCACCCCGTAATCGATCGCTTGCTCTTGCACCGCATCGAGCACATCGAGGATCGACGGATACAAACTCCACTCCACATCCTGTCCTGCAAAAAAACGGAGGGACGCTTCCTCCGAAAAGGTCCCTCTAGGTCCCAAGCAACCAACTTTCATCTGATCTCCTCCATGGTTCCAACAAACTCCAGGTCTCCGCCCATAGAACGACTCGGCGGTTTACCGCCGAAGCGTCACTTTGTCGGTCTGAGTTAATCCACTACCCGCAACGTC is a window from the Effusibacillus pohliae DSM 22757 genome containing:
- the pheA gene encoding prephenate dehydratase; the encoded protein is MKVGCLGPRGTFSEEASLRFFAGQDVEWSLYPSILDVLDAVQEQAIDYGVVPIENSIEGSVNMTLDGLAQDPDLFVIAEIVLPIEQNLLVNEGAALGEIREIWSHPQALAQCRNFIRELGVKVKTWDSTATAAAEVAASGRKDIGAIGNAWAAKNFGLKILRSNLQDNSENHTRFVVVQRDGQAVSESDKTMLLVTLSEERAGALVHVLNVFAALDLNLTRIESRPTKKKLGTYQFFIDVEAGLYDDLLQKAISIIGTYGHQVRVLGSYRRDTKI